The following coding sequences are from one Hymenobacter sp. DG25A window:
- the purF gene encoding amidophosphoribosyltransferase — MCGIVGFYGPDDVAHDIVFGLTALQHRGQDAAGIATFDENFHLCKGNGLIADVFKPKQLKKLRGNIGIGHARYTTQGSGDAELAQPFTTSYPFGLSMVHNGNVINFRQAAKRLHDTYHVLPKTSNDLELIMYTFASELRLKNLDALSVVDIFDAVETTQELVKGAYATITIIAGHGLLAFNDPLGIRPLVLGRRQTENGPVYAFASESTCFDYLGFEFLENVGPGQAVFIDKDFKVHHKNQQEQPKNFCVFEHIYFAREDSTIHGRLVARERVRLGKMLARKVIESGIQPDMVIDVPSSGYFSASGLAEAIGVPYRRALVKNNHMGRSFIVSSQAGREDIVKKKLNPIREFVEGKKIAVVDDSIVRGTTSRRIVRILREAGALEVYFISSAPPIIAPCIYGIDMAMSTELIAANYTEEEICRYIEADKVIYQSIEDLKELFSEDKGHGGSCFACFTGEYPTGDVTKYLRHIQEERQSHRGDKKNRTDVVPSVSAKAPEPTEH, encoded by the coding sequence ATGTGCGGAATTGTAGGTTTTTACGGCCCCGATGACGTTGCTCACGACATCGTATTTGGTCTTACCGCGTTGCAGCACCGCGGGCAGGACGCGGCCGGCATTGCCACCTTCGACGAAAATTTCCACCTCTGCAAAGGCAACGGCCTGATTGCTGATGTGTTCAAGCCCAAGCAGCTTAAGAAGCTGAGAGGCAACATCGGTATCGGTCATGCCCGCTATACCACCCAGGGCTCCGGCGACGCCGAACTGGCCCAGCCGTTTACCACCAGCTACCCCTTCGGGCTGTCGATGGTGCACAACGGCAACGTCATCAACTTCCGCCAGGCCGCCAAGCGCCTGCATGATACCTACCACGTGCTGCCCAAAACCAGCAACGACCTGGAGCTCATCATGTACACCTTCGCCTCGGAGCTGCGCCTGAAGAACCTGGATGCGCTGTCGGTTGTGGATATCTTCGATGCCGTAGAAACCACCCAGGAGCTGGTGAAAGGGGCCTACGCCACTATTACCATTATTGCCGGCCATGGCCTGCTGGCCTTCAACGACCCGCTGGGCATCCGGCCCCTGGTGCTGGGCCGCCGCCAGACGGAGAACGGTCCGGTTTACGCCTTTGCCTCGGAAAGCACCTGCTTCGATTATCTGGGTTTCGAATTCCTGGAAAACGTAGGGCCCGGCCAGGCGGTATTCATCGACAAAGACTTTAAAGTACACCACAAGAACCAGCAGGAGCAGCCCAAAAACTTCTGCGTGTTCGAGCACATCTACTTTGCCCGCGAAGACTCCACCATTCATGGCCGATTGGTGGCCCGGGAGCGGGTGCGCCTGGGTAAGATGCTGGCCCGTAAGGTAATTGAGTCAGGTATTCAGCCTGATATGGTGATTGATGTGCCTTCCTCGGGCTACTTTTCGGCCTCTGGTCTGGCCGAGGCCATTGGGGTGCCCTACCGCCGGGCGCTGGTGAAAAACAACCACATGGGCCGCTCCTTTATTGTGAGCAGCCAGGCCGGCCGCGAGGACATTGTGAAGAAAAAGCTGAACCCCATCCGGGAGTTTGTGGAGGGCAAGAAGATTGCCGTAGTCGATGACAGTATTGTGCGGGGCACCACCTCGCGGCGCATTGTGCGCATTCTGCGCGAGGCCGGTGCTTTGGAGGTCTACTTCATTTCCAGTGCGCCGCCCATTATTGCGCCCTGCATCTATGGTATTGATATGGCCATGAGCACGGAGTTGATTGCCGCCAACTACACCGAGGAGGAAATCTGCCGCTACATTGAGGCTGATAAGGTTATCTATCAATCGATAGAAGACCTGAAAGAGCTTTTCTCGGAGGATAAGGGCCACGGCGGCAGCTGCTTTGCCTGCTTCACCGGTGAGTATCCTACCGGCGACGTGACCAAGTACCTGCGCCACATTCAGGAGGAGCGCCAAAGCCACCGCGGCGACAAAAAGAACCGCACCGATGTGGTACCCTCCGTCAGCGCCAAGGCCCCCGAACCAACGGAACACTAG